The following are encoded together in the Adhaeribacter arboris genome:
- a CDS encoding Gfo/Idh/MocA family protein, with protein sequence MGNNNFDRRNFLKLSTTALGSLALGGGLILPQQTFAQKEAANKPIRLGFIGVGGRGSYHLDCALGMEGVEVPVVCDINTSRLERAGAWVKESGRPKPKLYSGNTDYLKVCSDHKLDAVICSTPWDIHAPICLAAMRHDKHAVCEVPIVLTVDEAWEIVETYEKTGKWATIGLEGFGEPAVLNMIRKGVLGDIIHAETGYIHDLRRVKFDPEEEPWRLQHAVDRNGNLYPDHPMNKMLPALDINHGDRIDFLVSMSSKSVMINEYAAKMYGPDSKYAKMPIKLGDYNATLIRTVNGKMMTLNHDTHTPHPRESYRVQGTKGVYLGDKDSKRIYIEGLSPQHDQWEPADKYLKEYEHPMTKNYNPPPRKGGATRGHGGSTNQTPIVWHRLVMALRENKMPDWDVYDSVTSSAISPITEASVAGKCRPVDFPDFTRGKWKERTPLTFV encoded by the coding sequence ATGGGCAATAACAATTTTGATCGCAGAAACTTTCTGAAATTATCCACCACGGCCTTAGGTAGCCTGGCTTTAGGTGGTGGCTTGATCTTACCCCAGCAAACCTTCGCGCAAAAAGAAGCGGCCAATAAACCGATTCGCTTAGGCTTTATCGGCGTGGGCGGCCGGGGTTCTTACCACCTGGATTGCGCCCTGGGCATGGAGGGCGTTGAAGTACCGGTGGTTTGTGATATTAACACTTCGCGCCTGGAACGGGCCGGCGCGTGGGTCAAGGAGTCGGGGCGCCCCAAACCGAAACTGTACAGCGGCAACACGGATTATTTAAAAGTTTGCTCCGATCATAAATTAGATGCCGTTATTTGTTCCACCCCCTGGGACATTCACGCTCCCATTTGTTTAGCGGCCATGCGCCACGACAAGCACGCGGTGTGCGAAGTACCGATTGTATTAACCGTGGATGAAGCCTGGGAAATAGTGGAAACCTACGAAAAAACCGGAAAATGGGCTACTATTGGTCTGGAAGGATTTGGCGAACCCGCCGTTTTAAACATGATCCGGAAGGGCGTGCTGGGAGATATCATCCACGCCGAAACGGGTTATATCCACGACCTGCGGCGCGTAAAATTTGACCCCGAAGAAGAACCTTGGCGTTTGCAGCACGCCGTAGATCGCAACGGTAACTTGTACCCGGACCACCCGATGAACAAAATGCTGCCAGCCCTGGATATTAACCACGGCGACCGCATTGATTTCTTGGTTTCGATGAGCTCCAAATCCGTGATGATCAATGAGTACGCCGCCAAAATGTACGGTCCGGATTCAAAATACGCCAAGATGCCCATTAAGCTGGGCGATTATAATGCCACGCTCATCCGGACAGTAAACGGCAAAATGATGACTTTGAACCATGACACCCACACTCCGCACCCCCGGGAAAGCTACCGGGTACAAGGTACCAAAGGGGTATATTTAGGCGACAAAGATTCCAAACGCATTTACATCGAAGGTTTGAGCCCGCAACACGACCAGTGGGAACCAGCGGATAAGTATTTAAAAGAATACGAACACCCCATGACCAAAAACTACAACCCGCCCCCCCGGAAAGGTGGCGCTACCCGCGGCCACGGGGGCAGTACCAATCAAACGCCCATTGTCTGGCACCGGTTGGTAATGGCCCTGCGGGAAAATAAAATGCCGGATTGGGATGTGTATGATTCTGTTACCAGCAGCGCCATCTCCCCGATTACCGAAGCTTCGGTGGCGGGCAAATGCCGCCCGGTTGATTTCCCGGATTTTACCCGCGGCAAATGGAAAGAAAGAACGCCGCTTACTTTTGTTTAA
- a CDS encoding DUF2442 domain-containing protein has product MIVSIDKAVYLDGYKIKFDFSDGVSQIIDFESFLKSAKNPMTKKYLDRDLFQGFSIEYGDIVWNDYELCFPIWDLHEGEI; this is encoded by the coding sequence ATGATAGTTTCAATTGACAAAGCAGTTTATCTGGACGGCTATAAAATAAAATTCGATTTTTCTGATGGGGTTAGCCAAATTATTGACTTTGAAAGCTTCTTAAAATCAGCCAAAAATCCAATGACAAAGAAGTACTTGGACAGGGACCTGTTCCAAGGTTTCAGCATTGAATATGGTGATATTGTCTGGAATGACTATGAACTGTGTTTTCCTATATGGGACTTGCATGAAGGAGAAATATAA
- a CDS encoding amidohydrolase family protein: protein MYLKLVYLTILVAGLYGTPAGKKEAKLAPDYYSVEDFKTVKKYDTHVHVYTPEATFIKQAQEDNFHLLDINGYLFPGSPPITEQQALAVKHAQEFPKQLHYATTISVKNFNQDNWQKETIAYLKNSFAQGAIGVKVWKNIGMELKDKDGKFVMIDNPKFDPVFDYIAKNKITLLSHQGEPKDCWLPLDQMSVEGNKRYYSKNPQYHMYLHPEYPSYEAQMQARDHMLAKHPDLKVVSVHLASLEWSVDEIAKRLDKYPNLAVDIAARIAHLQHQAVTDWPKVHDFFIKYQDRILYGSDITTNNNNDPTAIGQNTHNAWLRDWKFFVTDEQLTNSNKSTYKGLHLPRTVVDKLYCKNAEKWLPGFTKAKL from the coding sequence ATGTATCTTAAACTCGTTTATCTTACCATCCTGGTTGCTGGCTTATACGGCACTCCCGCGGGTAAAAAGGAGGCGAAGCTAGCCCCGGATTATTATTCAGTGGAAGATTTTAAAACGGTGAAAAAGTACGATACCCACGTGCACGTTTATACGCCGGAGGCCACCTTTATTAAACAAGCGCAAGAGGATAATTTTCACCTGCTGGATATTAACGGTTATCTTTTTCCCGGTTCCCCCCCTATCACCGAACAACAAGCTTTAGCGGTAAAGCACGCGCAAGAATTTCCGAAGCAACTGCATTACGCCACTACTATTTCGGTCAAAAATTTTAACCAGGATAACTGGCAAAAAGAAACCATTGCTTATTTAAAAAATTCCTTCGCGCAGGGAGCCATCGGGGTGAAAGTGTGGAAGAACATCGGCATGGAGTTGAAAGATAAAGATGGGAAATTCGTGATGATCGATAATCCGAAGTTTGATCCGGTTTTCGATTACATCGCTAAAAACAAAATTACCTTACTTAGTCACCAGGGCGAGCCCAAAGATTGCTGGCTGCCCCTGGACCAAATGTCGGTGGAAGGCAATAAGCGGTACTACAGCAAAAACCCCCAGTACCACATGTATTTGCACCCGGAGTACCCGAGTTACGAAGCCCAGATGCAAGCCCGCGACCACATGCTGGCCAAACACCCCGATTTAAAAGTAGTGAGTGTGCACCTGGCCAGCCTGGAGTGGAGCGTCGACGAAATTGCCAAACGCCTGGATAAATACCCCAACCTGGCCGTAGATATTGCCGCCCGCATCGCGCATTTGCAGCACCAGGCCGTTACTGACTGGCCGAAAGTGCACGATTTCTTTATCAAGTACCAGGACCGGATATTGTACGGTTCCGATATCACCACCAATAATAACAACGACCCCACCGCGATTGGACAAAACACCCACAATGCCTGGCTGCGCGATTGGAAGTTTTTTGTGACCGACGAACAGCTGACTAACAGCAATAAGAGCACATACAAAGGCTTGCACCTGCCCCGGACCGTGGTAGATAAGCTGTACTGTAAAAACGCCGAGAAATGGCTTCCTGGTTTTACCAAAGCAAAATTGTAA
- a CDS encoding DUF4160 domain-containing protein, with amino-acid sequence MPKLYEYFGLIILFYSNEHEPIHVHGKYQGRESKAEIIFENGAFIEVRVSSVKGKEPLDSKNEKRLRKLVEHFREDIVQKWVDFFVYNKEVKSEIITKKID; translated from the coding sequence ATGCCAAAGCTTTACGAATATTTTGGATTAATTATATTATTCTATTCAAATGAACATGAACCCATTCACGTTCATGGTAAGTATCAAGGAAGAGAAAGCAAAGCCGAGATAATATTCGAAAATGGGGCATTTATAGAAGTACGTGTATCTTCTGTAAAAGGCAAAGAGCCTCTGGACAGTAAAAATGAAAAAAGACTCAGAAAATTAGTAGAGCATTTTAGAGAGGACATTGTGCAGAAGTGGGTTGACTTCTTCGTTTACAATAAAGAAGTGAAATCAGAAATAATTACTAAAAAGATTGATTAG
- a CDS encoding amidohydrolase family protein, whose translation MVKFFLFNGRYLLAPALLLLANVLLAQTKDLKLLDWQPKSQMVVAETKIMKPKFPVIDIHNHLRELKNTAKYLEEMDKAGVWQCVSLDGRSAENFYKEHLAASQKVSKERFLVFFSPDFSKIDEPNFGQKEAKKLEEAVQLGARGMKIFKSLGLTVKDKSGKIVPVDDPRIDPIWAKCGELGIPIVMHVSDPKAFFTPVDQFNERYDELGSHPNWAYGPEYPPKEEILAQRNRVMARHPNTIFVGAHMGNLPEELGKVSNWLATYPNFYVEMSARISELGRQPYTARKFMIKHQDRILFGTDTPPNAEAYRIYYRFLETSDEYIDPSEGHHLQGRWMIYGLYLPDEALEKIYNKNALKLFGMLKTSKNK comes from the coding sequence ATGGTAAAGTTTTTTCTTTTTAACGGCCGCTATTTACTCGCCCCCGCGCTCTTGCTGCTGGCCAACGTTTTGCTGGCCCAAACCAAAGATTTAAAGCTGCTGGATTGGCAACCCAAAAGTCAGATGGTAGTGGCGGAAACCAAAATCATGAAACCCAAATTTCCGGTGATTGACATCCACAATCATTTGCGCGAATTAAAAAATACCGCTAAATATTTGGAGGAAATGGATAAAGCCGGCGTTTGGCAGTGCGTTAGTTTAGATGGCCGCTCCGCCGAAAATTTTTATAAAGAACATTTAGCCGCCTCACAAAAAGTATCGAAAGAAAGATTCCTGGTTTTTTTCAGCCCCGATTTCAGTAAAATCGACGAGCCCAACTTTGGGCAAAAAGAAGCGAAAAAATTAGAAGAAGCCGTGCAGTTGGGTGCCCGGGGCATGAAAATTTTTAAATCGCTGGGCTTAACCGTGAAAGATAAAAGCGGCAAAATAGTACCCGTGGACGATCCGCGCATTGATCCCATTTGGGCCAAGTGCGGCGAACTCGGTATTCCGATTGTCATGCACGTTTCGGATCCCAAAGCTTTTTTTACGCCGGTCGATCAATTTAACGAACGGTACGACGAATTGGGCAGCCATCCCAACTGGGCCTACGGACCCGAATACCCACCCAAAGAAGAAATTCTGGCCCAACGCAACCGGGTAATGGCCCGGCACCCCAACACCATTTTTGTGGGAGCGCACATGGGAAATTTACCGGAAGAACTGGGCAAAGTTTCGAACTGGCTGGCGACTTACCCGAATTTTTACGTGGAAATGAGCGCCCGCATCAGCGAATTAGGTCGCCAGCCCTACACCGCTCGCAAGTTTATGATTAAACACCAGGACCGCATTCTCTTTGGCACCGACACCCCACCCAACGCCGAAGCTTACCGGATTTACTACCGTTTTTTAGAAACCAGTGATGAATACATCGACCCCTCGGAGGGCCATCATTTGCAGGGCCGCTGGATGATTTACGGATTGTACCTGCCGGATGAAGCGCTGGAAAAAATTTACAACAAAAATGCTTTGAAATTATTCGGGATGCTTAAAACCAGTAAAAATAAGTGA
- a CDS encoding potassium channel family protein, with protein sequence MIKKKNNQTLTTFIGGAIDKTSYVAIGACIFGVILFCSLYFWLINPYGHGTNTTNLRWFDSLYFCVITFSSLGYGDIAPIGFGKFMASFQVLSGLILIAVFVGKIASERQSAMLRLIYTSEHQRRIVDFEKELYLIDEQIDKALDEHNHDKLYSLSRSTYRFLASIHNYLHFQANQGGLASYGNTSSLKRLYQSVAQIQQTLYEAIRTYGIQQRTKLKFEQTIIRINSIAKAMSSFHSQDEKIKPLLLEIQQLATYLDKWKEQHSKGNVKLKYRSVVTDYLLFKVKDSLPPQPWPKHIHKKIATELEIQNLLAQKCIDRLIKDGHIT encoded by the coding sequence ATGATAAAAAAGAAAAACAATCAAACACTTACGACATTTATAGGGGGAGCAATAGACAAAACATCCTATGTTGCAATAGGTGCTTGTATTTTTGGTGTCATACTTTTTTGCTCATTATACTTTTGGTTAATAAATCCGTATGGACATGGCACTAATACTACCAATTTAAGATGGTTTGATTCATTATACTTTTGTGTTATTACATTTAGCTCCCTAGGATATGGAGACATTGCTCCCATTGGATTTGGGAAATTTATGGCTTCTTTTCAAGTTCTCTCTGGATTAATCTTAATTGCAGTATTTGTTGGTAAAATAGCTTCCGAAAGACAATCAGCGATGCTCCGCCTTATTTATACTAGCGAGCATCAACGTCGAATTGTGGATTTTGAAAAGGAATTATATTTAATAGACGAACAAATTGACAAAGCATTAGATGAGCATAATCATGATAAATTATATTCTCTTAGCCGCAGTACATATAGATTCTTAGCCAGTATACATAACTATCTGCACTTTCAAGCCAATCAGGGTGGATTAGCTTCTTATGGAAATACTTCATCACTAAAAAGGCTTTATCAGTCCGTTGCTCAAATTCAGCAGACTTTATACGAAGCAATAAGGACATATGGAATTCAACAAAGAACTAAGTTAAAATTTGAACAGACAATAATTCGTATAAACAGCATAGCTAAAGCAATGTCAAGCTTTCATAGCCAAGATGAAAAAATTAAACCTTTATTACTAGAGATACAACAATTAGCTACTTATTTGGATAAATGGAAAGAGCAACATTCAAAAGGAAATGTCAAACTGAAATATCGAAGTGTTGTTACTGATTACCTTTTATTCAAAGTTAAAGATAGTCTACCACCTCAACCATGGCCAAAGCACATTCATAAAAAAATTGCAACAGAATTAGAAATCCAAAACCTTCTTGCACAAAAGTGTATTGATAGATTAATCAAAGATGGACATATTACCTAA
- a CDS encoding RagB/SusD family nutrient uptake outer membrane protein codes for MKKYIINSFLAAGLVCLSTACDLTMDPYNGKSADTLLSSDTGVQTATFGNYSFLKDFEYTRSYHFLNEYPSDNVMLSGTTTDHLTFAYNYRHIESMTHTSNFWKKAYQLIYGTNKALEAIDSGTAPLAQATADQLKGENLYLRAMVHFNLVNLFGRPYAQDNGASPGIMIRKDADVTALPPRSSVKEVYDFIIADLLQAAELMKEVKNSSFASKEVAYALLSRIYLYQQDNAKAIEYADKVISSGRYKLLDTETYKRYFTLANESNPETIFAIRHTSLDDRGQSSIGSLYYSKNGAGYGEVYASAAYRALLDKYPADVRHSFYEPVYVLDAQGQITKDANGNPIIATRNGFPKYFINKYSNQENLVTLSSPVYLRLAEMYLNRAEANAKSGNDQAALDDVNLIRTRAGLTGEALYTLADLKGHASVLEVVLEERRIELAFEAQRKYDLFRNNLPLVRDYPGTHLLVGQTTQIVQPNDPRVIYFIPQLETVLNPNLVQNP; via the coding sequence ATGAAAAAATATATTATAAACAGCTTTCTAGCAGCAGGTCTAGTTTGCTTGTCGACCGCTTGTGATCTGACCATGGATCCTTACAACGGAAAATCAGCGGACACTTTACTTAGTTCCGACACTGGCGTGCAAACCGCTACTTTTGGTAACTACAGCTTCCTGAAAGATTTTGAATACACCCGCAGCTACCATTTTTTAAATGAATACCCCAGCGATAATGTGATGTTGAGCGGCACCACCACGGACCATTTAACTTTCGCGTATAATTACCGGCACATCGAAAGTATGACGCATACCAGCAACTTCTGGAAAAAGGCGTATCAGCTTATTTACGGCACCAACAAAGCGCTGGAAGCCATTGATTCGGGTACCGCTCCCCTGGCCCAAGCTACCGCAGACCAATTAAAAGGCGAAAACCTGTATCTACGGGCCATGGTGCATTTTAACCTGGTAAACTTATTTGGCCGGCCCTACGCCCAGGACAACGGTGCCAGTCCGGGTATTATGATTCGGAAAGATGCGGATGTTACCGCCTTGCCACCCCGCAGCTCGGTAAAAGAAGTATACGATTTTATCATTGCGGATTTGCTGCAGGCCGCCGAGTTAATGAAAGAAGTTAAAAACAGTAGCTTTGCTTCGAAAGAAGTAGCGTATGCGCTTTTATCCCGCATTTACCTGTACCAGCAAGATAACGCCAAGGCCATTGAATACGCCGATAAGGTAATCAGCTCAGGCCGGTATAAGTTATTGGATACCGAAACGTATAAAAGATACTTCACCCTAGCCAATGAGAGTAATCCCGAGACCATATTTGCCATCCGGCACACTTCGCTCGATGACCGGGGACAGTCTTCTATTGGTTCGTTATATTACAGTAAAAACGGAGCGGGTTACGGGGAAGTATACGCTTCGGCGGCTTACCGGGCTTTATTGGATAAATACCCCGCCGATGTTCGCCACAGTTTTTATGAGCCGGTATACGTTTTAGATGCGCAGGGTCAAATAACCAAAGATGCGAACGGTAACCCGATAATTGCTACCCGGAACGGATTTCCCAAGTACTTCATCAATAAGTACTCGAACCAGGAAAATTTAGTGACCTTAAGCTCGCCGGTATATTTGCGCTTAGCCGAAATGTATTTGAACCGGGCAGAAGCTAACGCTAAATCAGGTAACGACCAGGCGGCCCTGGATGATGTAAACCTCATCAGAACCCGCGCTGGATTAACCGGGGAGGCTTTATACACGCTAGCCGATTTAAAGGGCCATGCCTCGGTGTTGGAAGTAGTACTGGAAGAGCGCAGAATTGAATTAGCTTTTGAGGCGCAGCGGAAGTATGATCTTTTCCGGAATAATTTACCATTAGTCAGAGATTATCCGGGAACCCACCTGTTGGTTGGCCAAACTACCCAGATTGTTCAACCGAATGATCCCCGGGTAATTTATTTTATTCCCCAGTTAGAAACTGTATTGAATCCAAACCTGGTCCAGAATCCGTAG